A single region of the Rathayibacter rathayi genome encodes:
- the alr gene encoding alanine racemase, translating into MRAPLSYREALIDVEAMAANAARLRQLTGARRLMAVVKANGYGHGALAAAQAALDGGADALGTAELREAVALREAGILAPILCWLHDPGEDFDAALEHSIDVAVSSVDQLDALAQAAEDRGVRAAVQLKVDTGLSRNGAPEQEWPRLADALARYSARGTLHLTGVFSHLSNSSRKDDLAQLALLRRAEALLDAHGVQAPVVHLAATAAALRIPEARLDMVRIGIGLYGLSPFEDETSFQLGLVPAMTLQGRIAGVRRVPRGTAVSYDYTWRAEGETTLALVPFGYADGIPRSASGAAEVAIGGRRHRIAGRVAMDQFVVDVGDASVATGDQVTLWGDPSTGVPSVDEWARWCGTINYELVTRLGPRVQRRLLPAADGRG; encoded by the coding sequence ATGAGGGCTCCGCTGTCCTACCGCGAGGCGTTGATCGATGTCGAGGCGATGGCCGCCAACGCCGCACGCCTGCGCCAGCTCACCGGTGCCCGACGCCTGATGGCGGTGGTCAAGGCGAACGGCTACGGACACGGCGCCCTCGCGGCGGCGCAGGCGGCGCTCGACGGAGGAGCGGATGCGCTGGGCACCGCGGAGCTGCGCGAGGCCGTCGCCCTGCGCGAGGCAGGCATCCTCGCTCCGATCCTCTGTTGGCTGCACGACCCCGGTGAGGACTTCGACGCGGCGCTCGAGCACTCGATCGACGTCGCCGTCTCGTCCGTGGATCAGCTCGACGCCCTCGCGCAGGCCGCCGAGGACCGCGGTGTACGCGCCGCCGTGCAGCTCAAGGTCGACACCGGCCTCAGCCGCAACGGCGCTCCGGAGCAGGAGTGGCCGCGGCTGGCGGACGCGCTCGCACGCTACAGCGCGCGCGGCACCCTGCACCTCACCGGTGTGTTCTCGCACCTCTCGAACTCCTCCCGCAAGGACGACCTCGCGCAGCTCGCGCTGCTCCGCCGCGCCGAGGCGCTGCTCGACGCGCACGGCGTGCAGGCGCCGGTCGTCCACCTCGCGGCGACCGCGGCGGCGCTGCGGATCCCGGAGGCGCGGCTGGACATGGTGCGCATCGGCATCGGCCTCTATGGGCTCTCGCCATTCGAGGACGAGACGTCCTTCCAGCTCGGCCTCGTCCCGGCGATGACGCTGCAGGGCCGGATCGCGGGCGTCCGCCGCGTGCCTCGCGGGACCGCTGTCAGCTACGACTACACCTGGCGCGCTGAGGGTGAGACGACGCTCGCGCTCGTGCCGTTCGGTTACGCCGACGGCATCCCGCGCAGTGCCTCCGGCGCCGCCGAGGTCGCGATCGGTGGCCGCCGCCACCGGATAGCGGGGCGCGTGGCGATGGACCAGTTCGTGGTCGACGTGGGTGATGCGTCTGTCGCGACCGGCGACCAGGTGACGCTCTGGGGAGACCCGAGCACCGGCGTCCCCTCGGTCGACGAGTGGGCGCGCTGGTGCGGCACCATCAACTACGAGCTGGTCACCCGGCTCGGGCCGCGCGTCCAGCGGCGGCTGTTGCCCGCGGCGGACGGCCGTGGCTGA
- the tsaE gene encoding tRNA (adenosine(37)-N6)-threonylcarbamoyltransferase complex ATPase subunit type 1 TsaE has product MAELGRELGRVLRAGDLLVLTGPLGAGKTTFTRGLGEGLDVRGPVTSPTFVIARTHPPLHDGPPLVHVDAYRVGSPVDLDDLDLDLANSVVVVEWGAGMLDGVAESWLDVIIERPTGGSGGFEGEEGEEPVEPRTVRFRGTGWS; this is encoded by the coding sequence ATGGCGGAGCTCGGTCGAGAGCTTGGCCGGGTGCTGCGTGCCGGCGATCTGCTTGTGCTGACGGGTCCGCTCGGGGCGGGGAAGACCACTTTCACCCGGGGGCTGGGCGAGGGTCTCGACGTGCGCGGGCCGGTGACCAGCCCCACCTTCGTGATCGCACGCACCCACCCGCCGCTGCACGACGGGCCGCCGCTGGTGCACGTCGATGCCTACCGCGTGGGCTCGCCGGTCGACCTCGACGACCTCGACCTCGACCTAGCGAACTCGGTGGTCGTGGTGGAGTGGGGTGCCGGGATGCTCGACGGCGTCGCGGAGTCCTGGCTCGACGTGATCATCGAGCGGCCGACCGGCGGCTCCGGCGGCTTCGAGGGCGAGGAGGGCGAGGAGCCGGTGGAGCCGCGTACCGTCCGCTTCCGCGGCACCGGCTGGAGCTGA
- the tsaB gene encoding tRNA (adenosine(37)-N6)-threonylcarbamoyltransferase complex dimerization subunit type 1 TsaB, which translates to MLLAIDTSSGTSAAVVDAAGEVRSERTETDTMRHAEVIGRLIQEALEVAGIAPGEIDAVAVGMGPGPFTGLRVGIAAARAFALGRGVPTLPVVSHDAIALAALREGRAAGFLVVTDARRRELYWSAYDGLDEQGLPVRLAGPGLDKPPALPHPELARLEAESVSAAELGVVAARLRAAGRTGAPDEPLYLRSPDVTLSAGPKRVTA; encoded by the coding sequence GTGCTCCTCGCGATCGACACCTCCTCCGGAACCTCTGCCGCCGTCGTCGACGCCGCGGGCGAGGTGCGCTCCGAGCGCACCGAGACCGACACCATGCGTCACGCCGAGGTCATTGGCCGACTCATCCAGGAGGCGCTCGAGGTGGCCGGAATCGCACCGGGCGAGATCGACGCGGTCGCCGTCGGCATGGGTCCGGGCCCTTTCACCGGCCTCCGGGTCGGGATCGCCGCCGCCCGCGCCTTCGCGCTCGGCCGTGGCGTACCGACCCTCCCCGTGGTCTCGCACGACGCGATTGCGCTCGCCGCGCTGAGGGAGGGTCGCGCCGCCGGGTTCCTCGTCGTGACCGATGCCCGCCGACGCGAGCTGTACTGGAGCGCCTACGACGGTCTCGACGAGCAGGGCCTCCCCGTCCGCCTCGCCGGGCCCGGTCTCGACAAGCCGCCCGCCCTCCCGCATCCGGAGCTCGCCCGCCTGGAGGCTGAGTCGGTCTCGGCCGCCGAACTCGGAGTCGTCGCCGCCCGGCTGCGTGCCGCCGGCCGCACCGGCGCCCCCGACGAGCCGCTCTACCTCCGTTCCCCCGACGTCACGCTCTCGGCCGGCCCGAAGCGGGTGACCGCGTGA
- the rimI gene encoding ribosomal protein S18-alanine N-acetyltransferase, which translates to MAIEESEFADAWTRGMMAEEIRSRHTRYLVAERDGEVVGYAGLLCPAGAHEGDVQTLAVIASVRRTGLGRRLLRALLDAARERGAREVFLEVRADNPAAQTLYRTEGFEEIGVRPAYYQPDGVDAIVMRLPLAATQETL; encoded by the coding sequence ATGGCGATCGAGGAGTCGGAGTTCGCCGACGCCTGGACGCGCGGAATGATGGCGGAGGAGATCCGCAGCCGCCACACGCGGTACCTGGTCGCCGAGCGCGACGGAGAGGTGGTCGGCTACGCCGGGCTGCTCTGCCCCGCGGGCGCCCACGAGGGCGACGTGCAGACCCTCGCGGTTATCGCCTCCGTGCGCCGCACCGGGCTCGGCCGCCGCCTGCTGCGCGCGTTACTTGACGCGGCCCGCGAGCGCGGTGCCCGCGAGGTGTTCCTCGAGGTCCGGGCCGACAACCCGGCCGCGCAGACGCTCTACCGCACGGAGGGCTTCGAGGAGATCGGCGTCCGCCCCGCCTACTACCAGCCCGACGGAGTGGACGCGATCGTGATGCGCCTGCCCCTCGCCGCCACCCAGGAGACTTTGTGA
- the tsaD gene encoding tRNA (adenosine(37)-N6)-threonylcarbamoyltransferase complex transferase subunit TsaD produces MSTGPLVLGIETSCDETGIGIVRGTTLLANTIASSMQEHARYGGVVPEVAARAHLEALEPTLHAALAEAGVALTDLDAIAVTSGPGLSGALMVGVGAAKALAVSLGLPLYAVNHLVGHVGADVLRADGSEGSPVEVPTIALLVSGGHTSLLHVRDLVSNVELLGETIDDAAGEAFDKVARVLGLPYPGGPQIDRVAAGGDPRAIRFPRGLSVPKDLERHRYDFSFSGLKTAVARWVEKRQDAGEEVPVADVAASFREAVADVLLTKALAACRDRGVPRLLLGGGVVANERVRALAEERCAAAGVTLRIPALSLCTDNGAMIAALAAQLIEAGHPPSGLGFGADSSLPVTEIQVR; encoded by the coding sequence GTGAGCACCGGACCCCTCGTCCTCGGGATCGAGACCAGCTGCGACGAGACCGGCATCGGCATCGTCCGCGGCACAACTCTGCTCGCCAACACCATCGCCTCCTCGATGCAGGAACACGCGCGCTACGGCGGTGTCGTGCCGGAGGTCGCAGCCCGCGCGCACCTGGAGGCGCTCGAACCCACTCTGCACGCCGCGCTCGCCGAGGCCGGGGTCGCGCTCACGGACCTCGACGCGATCGCGGTCACCAGCGGACCGGGCCTCTCGGGCGCCCTGATGGTCGGCGTCGGAGCCGCGAAGGCGCTCGCCGTCTCGCTGGGCCTGCCGCTGTACGCGGTCAACCATCTCGTCGGTCACGTCGGAGCCGACGTGCTCCGCGCCGACGGCAGCGAGGGCAGCCCGGTCGAGGTGCCCACGATCGCGCTGCTGGTCTCGGGTGGGCACACCTCGCTCCTCCATGTGCGCGATCTGGTCTCGAACGTCGAGCTGCTCGGCGAGACCATCGACGATGCAGCCGGCGAGGCCTTCGACAAGGTGGCGCGCGTGCTCGGTCTGCCCTACCCGGGCGGTCCACAGATCGACCGGGTCGCGGCCGGCGGTGACCCGAGGGCCATCCGCTTCCCCCGCGGGCTCAGCGTGCCGAAGGATCTGGAGCGCCACCGCTACGACTTCTCGTTCTCCGGGCTCAAGACGGCGGTCGCCCGCTGGGTCGAGAAGCGCCAGGACGCGGGGGAGGAGGTGCCCGTGGCCGACGTCGCGGCGAGCTTCCGTGAGGCGGTCGCGGACGTCCTGCTCACGAAGGCGCTCGCCGCGTGCCGCGACCGGGGCGTGCCGCGCCTCCTGCTTGGCGGTGGCGTCGTCGCCAACGAGCGGGTCCGGGCGCTGGCGGAGGAGCGCTGCGCGGCGGCCGGAGTGACCCTGCGGATCCCGGCGCTCTCGCTCTGCACCGACAACGGAGCGATGATCGCTGCCCTGGCGGCGCAGTTGATCGAGGCGGGCCATCCGCCGTCGGGGCTCGGCTTCGGTGCCGACTCGTCTCTGCCGGTGACCGAGATCCAGGTCCGCTGA
- a CDS encoding DUF4190 domain-containing protein encodes MTTPYTPASDRYNVLAIVGFIASFFVSLVGIVLGFIALSQIKRTGEKGRGLALAAVIIGFAAIIISVVVFVVFFWIAATIPAPGY; translated from the coding sequence ATGACCACTCCGTACACGCCCGCCTCCGACCGCTACAACGTCCTGGCGATCGTCGGTTTCATCGCCTCGTTCTTCGTCTCCCTCGTCGGCATCGTGCTGGGCTTCATCGCCCTGTCGCAGATCAAGCGCACCGGAGAGAAGGGGCGTGGTCTCGCTCTCGCTGCCGTCATCATCGGCTTCGCGGCGATCATCATCTCCGTCGTCGTGTTCGTCGTGTTCTTCTGGATCGCGGCGACGATTCCCGCCCCCGGGTACTGA
- a CDS encoding DUF4190 domain-containing protein, with amino-acid sequence MTDDTAPIPQPAPFPPPLGEPSAASPPPPAADPYPGLPPRRPPMNALAIAALVCALLGLAPAAIVLGHVGFAQAGRSGQRGRGLAVAGFVLGYLALILAVIASITWTAFVGELRDDGYLPA; translated from the coding sequence GTGACCGACGACACCGCGCCCATACCGCAGCCCGCGCCGTTTCCACCTCCTCTCGGCGAGCCATCGGCGGCCTCCCCGCCGCCGCCTGCCGCCGACCCCTACCCGGGACTCCCGCCCCGTCGGCCACCGATGAACGCGCTGGCGATCGCTGCGCTGGTCTGCGCTCTCCTGGGTCTGGCCCCGGCCGCGATCGTGCTGGGCCACGTCGGTTTCGCCCAGGCCGGGCGCTCCGGTCAGCGGGGCAGAGGCCTGGCCGTCGCCGGCTTCGTGCTCGGCTACCTCGCGCTCATCCTCGCCGTGATCGCGTCGATCACCTGGACCGCCTTCGTCGGCGAGCTGCGCGACGACGGATACCTGCCCGCCTGA
- a CDS encoding DUF4190 domain-containing protein — protein sequence MSDDSTRPGPGSDDEHGSVPVPPVPPAPPSRAARPSAPLADTAPPAYDSPPPSAPSLASASRYPSAPASAPAPLVPRTLSLVGMILGIVGLVITVFAWGFGFLLSAPAVVLGFLGRRREADARGFALTAIITGLAGVVLSMIFLAITIVFFAVAVAAGTSGY from the coding sequence ATGAGCGACGACAGCACCCGTCCCGGCCCCGGCTCCGACGACGAGCACGGCTCCGTTCCGGTCCCGCCGGTCCCGCCCGCTCCGCCTTCGCGCGCAGCGCGTCCGTCCGCCCCGCTCGCCGACACCGCGCCGCCGGCCTACGACTCGCCGCCGCCGTCCGCCCCGAGCCTCGCCTCCGCGTCCCGCTACCCCTCGGCGCCCGCCTCCGCGCCGGCTCCGCTCGTTCCTCGCACGCTGAGCCTGGTCGGGATGATCCTGGGCATTGTCGGTCTGGTCATCACGGTCTTCGCCTGGGGCTTCGGTTTCCTGCTGTCGGCACCGGCCGTCGTGCTCGGCTTCCTCGGACGTCGCCGCGAGGCGGATGCCCGAGGCTTCGCACTGACGGCGATCATCACCGGGTTGGCCGGCGTCGTCCTCTCGATGATCTTCCTCGCGATCACGATCGTGTTCTTTGCGGTCGCAGTCGCTGCCGGGACCTCCGGCTACTGA
- a CDS encoding THUMP-like domain-containing protein, whose product MRRDELVELLSPEGLRLLDALDGYRSDDLVRAVARLRAAGHSPVLVSAVLTQARLRQKAEAKFGEFARSMLFTDAGLEQATRLRVAALHAGRFAAAGARRIADLGSGIGGDALAMAAIDLAVTAVEADEVTATLASFNLAPFPAASAVHATAETFDLDGFDAVYLDPARRTAGHRETRRLEDPDDYSPSLEFAFGLAEHRPVGVKVGPGFDRDRLPRDAEAQWVSVEGELVETGLWFGALARPGVGRSALLLSSAGSAELTAAGDSEDEEVGELGSYVHEPDGSAIRARLLGELARASGSRMLSPGIAYLTGDEVAVSPFLRSFRVLAELPLDERTLSKELRSRGIGVLEIKKRGVDVDPARFRKRLGLAGRSSAVLILTRVAGRHRALLAERAASAQ is encoded by the coding sequence ATGCGACGCGACGAGCTGGTCGAGCTCCTCTCCCCCGAGGGCCTGCGGCTCCTGGACGCCCTCGACGGCTATCGGTCGGACGACCTCGTGCGGGCCGTTGCCCGCCTGCGCGCAGCCGGTCACTCCCCCGTCCTCGTCTCCGCGGTGCTGACGCAAGCGCGGCTGCGGCAGAAGGCGGAGGCAAAGTTCGGCGAGTTCGCCCGCTCGATGCTCTTCACCGATGCTGGCCTGGAGCAGGCGACCCGGCTACGGGTCGCCGCCCTGCACGCCGGCCGCTTCGCCGCCGCGGGAGCGCGGCGCATCGCCGACCTCGGCAGCGGCATCGGCGGCGACGCCCTCGCGATGGCCGCCATCGACCTGGCGGTCACCGCCGTCGAGGCCGACGAGGTGACCGCGACCCTCGCCAGCTTCAACCTCGCCCCGTTCCCGGCAGCGAGCGCCGTGCATGCGACAGCCGAGACCTTCGACCTCGACGGCTTCGATGCCGTCTACCTCGACCCGGCCCGCCGCACGGCCGGCCACCGCGAGACCCGCCGACTCGAGGATCCGGACGACTACTCCCCCTCCCTCGAGTTCGCGTTCGGCCTCGCCGAGCACCGCCCGGTAGGCGTGAAAGTGGGTCCCGGCTTCGACCGTGACCGCCTTCCCCGCGACGCGGAGGCGCAGTGGGTCTCGGTGGAGGGCGAGCTGGTCGAAACGGGGTTGTGGTTCGGCGCACTCGCCCGCCCGGGCGTGGGCCGATCCGCCCTCCTGCTCAGCTCGGCCGGGTCGGCTGAGCTGACCGCGGCGGGCGACAGCGAGGACGAGGAGGTCGGCGAGCTCGGTAGCTACGTCCACGAGCCGGACGGCTCCGCGATCCGCGCGCGTCTGCTGGGTGAACTCGCCCGCGCGAGCGGCTCGCGGATGCTCTCACCCGGCATTGCCTACCTGACCGGCGACGAAGTGGCCGTCTCGCCCTTCCTCCGCAGTTTCCGAGTGCTCGCCGAGCTGCCCCTCGACGAGCGCACGCTGTCGAAGGAGCTGCGCTCGCGCGGTATCGGAGTGCTCGAGATCAAGAAGCGCGGGGTCGACGTGGATCCGGCCCGCTTCCGCAAGCGCCTGGGCCTCGCCGGACGCAGCAGCGCCGTGTTGATCCTGACGCGGGTCGCCGGGCGCCACCGCGCCCTCCTCGCGGAGCGCGCTGCCTCCGCTCAGTAG
- the groES gene encoding co-chaperone GroES, which produces MSVSIKPLEDRIVIKQVEAEQVTASGLVIPDTAKEKPQEGEVVAVGPGRIDDNGNRVPLDVAVGDKVIYSKYGGTEVKFGGEDLLVLSARDVLAVVVR; this is translated from the coding sequence GTGTCGGTGTCCATTAAGCCGCTCGAAGATCGCATCGTCATCAAGCAGGTCGAGGCGGAGCAGGTGACCGCTTCCGGTCTCGTCATCCCCGATACCGCTAAGGAGAAGCCGCAGGAGGGCGAGGTCGTCGCCGTCGGACCCGGTCGCATCGACGACAACGGTAACCGCGTGCCGCTCGACGTCGCCGTTGGCGACAAGGTGATCTACTCCAAGTACGGCGGAACCGAGGTCAAGTTCGGTGGCGAGGACCTCCTGGTCCTCTCCGCTCGCGACGTCCTCGCGGTCGTCGTTCGCTAG
- the rarD gene encoding EamA family transporter RarD: MEAGATTRGPSTTSGTGLIFAFSAYLLWGAMPLYFIAMAPASPFEIVAFRVLFSLVLCVILLTVLRGWSSFGALLRRPRLLGVMAIAGALIYINWQVYVIATTTGHVIEAALGYFMNPLVTVLLGVLVLRERLRPLQWVAMGVSAVAVLVIAVGYGSFPWISLALAFSFGFYGLVKSRVGGTVDAVGGLTLETLWLTPLAVVQLIVVGSTVGLTLTTEGTGHALILASAGIVTAVPLLLFAGAARRLPLSIVGFVQYLTPFLQFLVGAFVLHEEMPPERWIGFALVWAALAIFSGDLAAAERRRRRFAV, encoded by the coding sequence GTGGAGGCGGGCGCGACGACGAGGGGCCCGAGCACGACGTCGGGTACCGGCCTGATCTTCGCCTTCTCGGCGTACCTGCTGTGGGGCGCGATGCCTCTCTACTTCATTGCGATGGCGCCGGCGTCGCCGTTCGAGATCGTCGCCTTCCGGGTGCTTTTCTCGCTCGTCTTGTGCGTGATTCTGCTCACAGTTCTCCGCGGCTGGAGTTCCTTCGGCGCTCTGTTGCGCCGCCCCCGCCTGCTCGGGGTGATGGCGATCGCCGGCGCGCTGATCTACATCAACTGGCAGGTCTATGTGATCGCCACGACCACGGGCCATGTGATCGAAGCGGCGCTGGGCTACTTCATGAATCCGCTGGTCACGGTGCTGCTGGGTGTGCTGGTGCTGCGCGAGCGCCTCCGTCCGTTGCAGTGGGTGGCGATGGGTGTCAGTGCCGTGGCGGTGCTGGTCATCGCGGTGGGCTACGGATCGTTCCCCTGGATCTCGCTCGCCCTCGCCTTCTCGTTCGGCTTCTACGGCCTGGTGAAGAGCCGGGTGGGCGGCACGGTGGATGCGGTCGGCGGACTCACGCTCGAGACGCTCTGGCTGACTCCGCTCGCCGTCGTTCAGCTCATCGTGGTCGGCTCCACGGTCGGGCTTACCCTGACGACGGAGGGGACCGGGCACGCGCTGATCCTGGCCTCTGCCGGCATCGTCACGGCCGTCCCGCTGCTCCTGTTCGCCGGCGCCGCCCGCCGGCTACCGCTCTCGATCGTCGGCTTCGTGCAGTACCTGACACCGTTCCTGCAGTTCCTGGTCGGCGCGTTCGTGCTCCACGAGGAGATGCCACCGGAGCGCTGGATCGGCTTCGCGCTGGTGTGGGCCGCCCTGGCAATCTTCTCAGGCGATCTCGCCGCAGCCGAGCGCAGGCGGCGCCGGTTCGCCGTTTGA
- a CDS encoding ABC transporter substrate-binding protein, which yields MGVYAKVGSARAQSLRATLGGVAILGVSALVLAGCASGGDSGSGGDSGSGDLSLKIGTILPQTGTLAVLGPPEIAGVDQAVVDINAAKAGITIEAEQKDSGDTTTDIATQSATSLIADNVSAIIGAASSGVSKTFIDQVTQAGVVQISPANTSPDFTTYDDDGYYWRTAPSDVLQGRILGNKILGDGKTNVAILYMNDAYGTGLEKNIKETLEAGGASVAAEEIFEPASTDFNSALTSVLAPNPDALVVISFDEIKTIAEQLSAKGFDFSKLYGTDGNYGVIGESDSNVDIAGAQFTNPGVQASDDFQSTLQSLVESQGNDALTVFSYAPESYDATVLTALAALQGGATDGTTIRDNLKSVSGGGTKCTSFADCATLIADGEDIDYDGLSGPISFDDNGDTSEASVSIYKYGAGNTTSFEETVEGSLN from the coding sequence ATGGGCGTTTACGCGAAGGTCGGCTCGGCCCGCGCGCAGTCCCTCCGGGCAACCCTCGGCGGTGTCGCCATTCTGGGCGTCAGCGCTCTCGTCCTCGCTGGCTGCGCCAGCGGTGGCGACAGCGGATCGGGCGGCGACAGCGGTTCGGGTGACCTGTCCCTGAAGATCGGCACGATCCTCCCGCAGACCGGCACCCTCGCCGTCCTCGGTCCGCCCGAGATCGCGGGCGTCGACCAGGCTGTCGTCGACATCAACGCCGCCAAGGCCGGCATCACGATCGAGGCGGAGCAGAAGGACTCGGGCGACACCACGACCGATATCGCGACCCAGTCCGCGACCTCGCTGATCGCGGACAACGTCTCGGCGATCATCGGAGCGGCGTCCTCGGGCGTTTCGAAGACCTTCATCGACCAGGTGACCCAGGCGGGCGTCGTCCAGATCTCGCCGGCCAACACCTCGCCGGACTTCACGACCTACGACGACGACGGCTACTACTGGCGCACCGCTCCCTCGGACGTGCTCCAGGGGCGCATTCTCGGTAACAAGATCCTCGGCGACGGCAAGACCAACGTCGCCATCCTGTACATGAACGACGCCTACGGCACGGGCCTCGAGAAGAACATCAAGGAGACCCTCGAGGCGGGCGGCGCGTCCGTCGCAGCCGAGGAGATCTTCGAGCCGGCGTCGACGGACTTCAACTCGGCGCTGACCTCGGTCCTCGCTCCGAACCCCGACGCGCTGGTCGTCATTTCGTTCGACGAGATCAAGACCATCGCGGAGCAGCTCTCGGCCAAGGGCTTCGACTTCTCGAAGCTCTACGGCACGGATGGCAACTACGGAGTCATCGGCGAGTCCGACTCCAACGTCGATATCGCCGGAGCGCAGTTCACCAATCCCGGAGTTCAGGCATCGGACGACTTCCAGTCGACGTTGCAGTCGCTCGTTGAGTCGCAGGGCAACGACGCACTGACCGTGTTCAGCTATGCGCCCGAGTCCTACGACGCGACCGTCCTCACCGCGCTCGCCGCGCTGCAGGGCGGTGCAACCGATGGCACGACGATCCGCGACAACCTCAAGTCGGTCTCTGGGGGCGGCACGAAATGCACCAGCTTCGCGGACTGCGCGACGTTGATCGCCGACGGCGAGGACATCGACTACGACGGCCTGTCCGGTCCGATCTCGTTCGACGACAACGGTGACACCAGCGAGGCGTCTGTCTCGATCTACAAGTACGGGGCGGGCAACACCACCTCGTTCGAGGAGACCGTCGAAGGTTCGCTGAACTGA
- a CDS encoding LysR family transcriptional regulator, translating to MKLSQCAALISVVDEGTFTSAARIMGVTQSAISRSIAALESELGLVLLDRDCGRAMLTSSGRDVLERARLIVRYAQEIASIGSVDSTEPRLFRIGVSRSFSRRLLPRLVEEIRPRRDIRLDIRVGPCAQIEEWLRDSAVDVGIATLTGLGETADLLVSDAIHVVVPARHRLAARPFVTVRDLDGEQLLTVGGTSEDETLEFLRRQGGTSSVELRVDDLSTLLTLVARGRGITLLPGIALPTSATGLKALQLLPAKTHCQRVASSARGREHPEVERVLTSAFACVARMASQDQALAV from the coding sequence GTGAAACTGTCTCAGTGCGCCGCACTCATCTCGGTCGTCGATGAGGGGACGTTCACGTCGGCTGCTCGCATCATGGGTGTCACTCAGTCGGCCATCAGTCGCTCGATCGCCGCACTGGAGAGCGAGCTGGGGCTCGTCCTCCTGGATCGCGACTGCGGCAGAGCGATGCTGACCTCCTCCGGGCGAGACGTGCTCGAGAGAGCGCGCTTGATCGTGCGGTACGCCCAAGAGATCGCGAGTATCGGATCCGTCGACTCCACCGAGCCGCGCCTGTTCCGGATCGGAGTGAGCCGGAGCTTCTCGCGGCGCCTCCTGCCACGGCTGGTCGAAGAGATCCGACCTCGCCGCGACATCCGTCTCGACATCCGCGTAGGACCCTGCGCTCAAATCGAGGAGTGGCTGAGGGACAGCGCGGTAGATGTCGGAATTGCCACGCTCACCGGGCTCGGCGAGACAGCGGACCTTCTCGTATCAGACGCGATACACGTTGTCGTACCAGCCCGACATCGTCTTGCGGCTCGCCCCTTCGTGACCGTCCGCGATCTCGACGGTGAGCAGCTGCTCACCGTCGGTGGGACGAGCGAGGACGAGACACTCGAGTTCCTGCGTCGTCAGGGTGGGACTTCCTCCGTCGAGTTGCGTGTCGATGACCTGTCGACGCTGCTGACTCTGGTCGCGAGGGGACGCGGGATCACGCTCCTACCTGGAATTGCTTTACCGACCTCCGCCACAGGGTTGAAGGCCCTGCAGCTCTTGCCCGCTAAGACTCATTGTCAGCGTGTCGCATCGAGTGCCCGTGGACGAGAGCATCCGGAAGTGGAGAGAGTCCTCACGAGCGCATTCGCCTGCGTCGCTCGTATGGCTTCTCAGGATCAGGCGCTGGCGGTCTAA
- the leuD gene encoding 3-isopropylmalate dehydratase small subunit gives MMTPFVVHRGTAVPLRRTDVDTDQIIPARFCTRTTRDGHADALFADWRDEKDFVLNDPRHSSASILIAGRDFGTGSSREYAVWALQDYGFRVIMAPRFGDIFRGNALTGGLLAIQLSSHHIESLWNTVEGDPDTTIEVDLDRQRVTVASSSIPFDIDSDSRRRLLLGQDPIEFTLQYEEEIARFEECRRAGLPTTKQ, from the coding sequence ATGATGACTCCGTTCGTCGTTCACCGGGGGACGGCGGTCCCACTTCGACGCACTGACGTGGACACCGATCAGATCATCCCCGCCCGATTCTGCACCAGGACGACTCGTGACGGGCATGCCGACGCGCTCTTCGCCGACTGGCGCGACGAGAAGGATTTCGTCCTCAATGATCCACGGCATTCCTCGGCCTCGATCTTGATTGCGGGGCGTGACTTTGGCACTGGTTCCTCACGCGAGTACGCAGTGTGGGCACTGCAGGACTACGGGTTCCGTGTGATCATGGCTCCTCGCTTCGGCGACATCTTCCGAGGCAATGCGCTCACTGGTGGATTGCTCGCCATCCAACTGAGCAGCCATCACATCGAATCGCTGTGGAACACCGTCGAAGGTGACCCCGACACGACGATCGAAGTGGATCTCGACCGTCAGCGTGTGACGGTCGCCAGCAGCAGCATCCCGTTCGACATAGATTCGGACTCGCGACGTCGCCTCCTGTTAGGGCAGGACCCGATCGAATTCACACTTCAGTACGAGGAGGAGATCGCGCGGTTCGAGGAGTGTCGGCGAGCCGGGCTACCCACCACGAAGCAGTAG